A part of Cannabis sativa cultivar Pink pepper isolate KNU-18-1 chromosome 6, ASM2916894v1, whole genome shotgun sequence genomic DNA contains:
- the LOC115724572 gene encoding cytochrome P450 71D10 isoform X2, with translation MQELLNIARVQSFRPIREQELLNLMEWIASNVGLGIDLSERIQKSTHGITSRAAFGFEFTDLFPSLNFIDLISPARSKLEKLKQRAERIIENIIEEHIEKNKSPLKAGGESETHADFVDVLLKFHAKDDLGFSLTSDNVKALIWDIFTAGGETSATTIDWAMAELVRNPGIMKKAQDEIRKVFSKKGRVDEAEVTNMRYLKSIVKETLRLHSPVPLLLPRESTEKCEINGYEIPVKTRIVVNAWAMGRDPKYWTEPDSFIPERFLDSSIDFKGNNFEYIPFGAGRRICPGISFGLINVELPLAYLLYHFDWKLPNGMKHEDLDMTELLSITVRRKEHLHLIPIAYDISCVEKSQGG, from the exons ATGCAAGAGCTTTTGAACATAGCTAGAGTTCAGTCTTTTAGACCCATTAGGGAACAAGAGCTGCTTAATCTCATGGAATGGATTGCTTCTAATGTTGGATTGGGTATTGATCTTAGTGAGAGGATCCAAAAATCAACACATGGCATCACTTCGAGGGCTGCTTTCG GCTTTGAATTTACAGATTTGTTTCCTTCTCTCAACTTTATTGACCTGATCAGTCCTGCAAGGTCTAAATTGGAGAAACTGAAGCAGAGGGCAGAGAGAATAATCGAAAACATCATCGAAGAACATATTGAGAAGAACAAGTCACCATTGAAAGCTGGTGGTGAAAGTGAAACACATGCAGATTTTGTTGATGTTCTTCTCAAGTTTCATGCAAAGGATGACCTTGGCTTTTCTTTAACTAGTGACAATGTTAAAGCACTGATTTGG gATATCTTTACTGCAGGAGGTGAGACATCAGCTACAACTATAGATTGGGCAATGGCAGAACTGGTAAGGAATCCAGGAATAATGAAAAAAGCACAAGATGAGATTAGGAAAGTGTTTAGCAAAAAAGGTAGAGTTGATGAAGCAGAAGTTACTAACATGAGATACTTGAAATCAATTGTCAAAGAGACTTTGAGACTGCACTCTCCTGTTCCATTGTTACTACCAAGAGAATCTacagagaagtgtgaaattaaTGGTTATGAGATACCTGTGAAAACCAGGATTGTTGTTAATGCATGGGCAATGGGAAGAGATCCTAAATATTGGACTGAACCAGATAGTTTTATACCAGAAAGATTCCTTGATAGCTCTATTGACTTCAAGGGGAACAATTTTGAGTACATCCCATTTGGTGCAGGAAGGAGAATATGTCCAGGCATATCATTTGGGCTTATAAATGTTGAGCTACCCCTTGCATATTTGTTGTACCATTTTGATTGGAAACTTCCCAATGGAATGAAACATGAAGATTTGGACATGACCGAGTTGTTAAGTATAACAGTTCGAAGAAAGGAACATCTTCACTTGATTCCTATTGCTTATGATATTTCATGTGTTGAAAAATCACAAGGAGGATGA
- the LOC115724572 gene encoding cytochrome P450 71D10 isoform X1 — translation MQELLNIARVQSFRPIREQELLNLMEWIASNVGLGIDLSERIQKSTHGITSRAAFGKKSKDHDEFISIMEESLTFAAGFEFTDLFPSLNFIDLISPARSKLEKLKQRAERIIENIIEEHIEKNKSPLKAGGESETHADFVDVLLKFHAKDDLGFSLTSDNVKALIWDIFTAGGETSATTIDWAMAELVRNPGIMKKAQDEIRKVFSKKGRVDEAEVTNMRYLKSIVKETLRLHSPVPLLLPRESTEKCEINGYEIPVKTRIVVNAWAMGRDPKYWTEPDSFIPERFLDSSIDFKGNNFEYIPFGAGRRICPGISFGLINVELPLAYLLYHFDWKLPNGMKHEDLDMTELLSITVRRKEHLHLIPIAYDISCVEKSQGG, via the exons ATGCAAGAGCTTTTGAACATAGCTAGAGTTCAGTCTTTTAGACCCATTAGGGAACAAGAGCTGCTTAATCTCATGGAATGGATTGCTTCTAATGTTGGATTGGGTATTGATCTTAGTGAGAGGATCCAAAAATCAACACATGGCATCACTTCGAGGGCTGCTTTCGGTAAGAAAAGCAAAGACCATGACGAGTTCATATCAATTATGGAGGAAAGTTTAACGTTTGCAGCAGGCTTTGAATTTACAGATTTGTTTCCTTCTCTCAACTTTATTGACCTGATCAGTCCTGCAAGGTCTAAATTGGAGAAACTGAAGCAGAGGGCAGAGAGAATAATCGAAAACATCATCGAAGAACATATTGAGAAGAACAAGTCACCATTGAAAGCTGGTGGTGAAAGTGAAACACATGCAGATTTTGTTGATGTTCTTCTCAAGTTTCATGCAAAGGATGACCTTGGCTTTTCTTTAACTAGTGACAATGTTAAAGCACTGATTTGG gATATCTTTACTGCAGGAGGTGAGACATCAGCTACAACTATAGATTGGGCAATGGCAGAACTGGTAAGGAATCCAGGAATAATGAAAAAAGCACAAGATGAGATTAGGAAAGTGTTTAGCAAAAAAGGTAGAGTTGATGAAGCAGAAGTTACTAACATGAGATACTTGAAATCAATTGTCAAAGAGACTTTGAGACTGCACTCTCCTGTTCCATTGTTACTACCAAGAGAATCTacagagaagtgtgaaattaaTGGTTATGAGATACCTGTGAAAACCAGGATTGTTGTTAATGCATGGGCAATGGGAAGAGATCCTAAATATTGGACTGAACCAGATAGTTTTATACCAGAAAGATTCCTTGATAGCTCTATTGACTTCAAGGGGAACAATTTTGAGTACATCCCATTTGGTGCAGGAAGGAGAATATGTCCAGGCATATCATTTGGGCTTATAAATGTTGAGCTACCCCTTGCATATTTGTTGTACCATTTTGATTGGAAACTTCCCAATGGAATGAAACATGAAGATTTGGACATGACCGAGTTGTTAAGTATAACAGTTCGAAGAAAGGAACATCTTCACTTGATTCCTATTGCTTATGATATTTCATGTGTTGAAAAATCACAAGGAGGATGA